The Microbacterium sulfonylureivorans region GGCGGACGTCGAGGCAGACGACACGCAGAAGGACCGCGTCGTCAGCCCGCTCCTGGGCGCCGGGCTCCTCATGGGCGAGCCGGAGCAGGCCGACCTGCCCGCCTCGTTCGACCAGCTCCTCTCGCGCACCACGGGCTCCGTCTCCATGCCGAACGCGCTGATCCTGTCGCAGGCACCGGACGCCGCCCCGATCGTCGCACCGCTCAGCGCGACCGGCGAGGTGCTCATCACGGGCACCCTGAACCTTCCCGAGGGCCTCGGCTCGACGGGTCACGCCTACGGCACTGCCGATGGCAAGGAGGTCGACGCCACCCTCGTCGACGGCGAACTGCCCGCGCACTCGTCGCCCACGCCGATCGCGGCCAGCGCAGCGATCAGCACGGTCAAGACCGCCGGCGAGGTCATTCGGCCTCCCGTGCCCGAAAAGGGCAGCAAGCTCATGCTCTCGCTCGCCATCACCGCGGGGGCGCTCGCGCTCGCGCTGGTCGGCGTGCTGATCCTCGCCTTCGTGAACGGAGTGTTCTGATGACCGCATCCGCTCAATCGCGCGACATGCTGCAGATCGCGGCGGCCGCCGCCGACTCGAAGGGCGGCGAAGACCTCGTCGCCCTGGACGTGTCGGAGCCGCTCCCGCTGGTCGACATCTTCCTCCTCGTCACGGGTCGCAGCGAGCGCAACGTCGCCGCGATCGCCGACGAGATCGAGGACCGGCTCCTCGAGCACGGCCACAAGCGACTGCGTCGCGAGGGGCGTCAGGAGTCCCGCTGGGTGCTGCTCGACTTCGGCGATCTCGTCGTCCACGTGTTCCACGAGGAGGAGCGCATGTACTACGGCCTCGAGCGCCTCTGGAAGGACTGCCCGGTGGTCCCCGTCGAGCTCCCCGCGGCGGCGTCCGCCGAATAGCGGCGGTGGTTCGAACCACCCCGCACGGTGTTGTAAGCTTGTCGAGTTGCCCCGACGGGGCAGCGAAACAAGGGCCTGTGGCGCAGCTGGTAGCGCACCTGCATGGCATGCAGGGGGTCAGGGGTTCGAGTCCCCTCAGGTCCACCATCGCAAGGAAAGCCCCCGAAGTCTCGGGGGCTTCCTGCATTTCGGCATCGGCCGCGTCAAGGCGTTGACCCCGGCCCCGTGAGGGGCGAACCTGGGATTCACACCCGAGGAGGCGGTCCGATGACCGATGTGACCCCGTTCCTGTGGTTCGACGACGACGCCGAGTCCGCGATCACGTTCTACACCGAGCTCATCCCCGACTCGTCCATCGTCTCGATGGGGCGATACCCGGACGAGGTGCCCGGCATGGGCGGCAAGGTCATGCACGCGCACTTCCGTCTGTCGGGTCGCGATTACTACGCGATGGATGCCGGACCGCAGTTCCCCTTCACCGAAGCGGTCTCGATCTACGTCTCGTGCGACGGCCAAGACGAGGTGGACCGCTACTGGGACGCCCTGATCGCCGATGGCGGCCAGGAGCAGCCGTGCGGCTGGCTCAAGGACCGCTGGGGGCTGTCGTGGCAGATCATCCCCGACCGCCTCATCGAGCTCATCCGCCACCCCGACCCGGAGACCGCGCACCGGTCCGTGCAGGCCATGCTGACGATGCACCGGATCGACATCGCCGCGATCGAGGCGGCTGCAGCATCGGCATGACACGAGTGCGGCGCTGGGCGGCGGCGGGATGCCTCGCCGCCGCGATGGTCGTGTGCTCGGCGTGCGCGGCGGCGGAGCCGTCGGGGTCGATGCCGTCGATGACCACCCCGACGCCGGCTCCGTCCACCCAACCGGCGCCTGCGTCCGGGTGGTGGCGCATGGACGGAGAGCCGCAGACACTCGCGGCAGGTCTCGCCGCCCCGTGGTCGGTCGTGCCGCTGGCCGACGGGGGCGCGCTCATCTCACAGCGCGATGACGGCGTCGTCGTCGAACTCACCCCGGCCGGTACCCTCCGCGACGCCGGAACTGTACCCGGAGTCGTGTCGGGCGGAGAGTCGGGGCTGCACGGTCTCGCCCTCTACGATGCCCCTGACGGGCCGTGGCTCTACGCCTATCACGGCGCGCAGGACGACAACCGAGTGGTGCGGATGCCGCTGCTCGGCGACCCGGGGTCGCTCGCACTGGGCGAGGCCGAGGTCGTCTTCGACGGCATTCCCCGCGCGAGCACGCACAACGGAGGGCGGATCGCGTTCGGCCCCGACGGCTTCCTCTACGTCACGACGGGCGATGCGCAGCAGGGCGACGGCGCGCAGGACCGGGAGTCGCTCGGCGGCAAGATCCTGCGCCTGACCGCCGACGGGACCGCTGCCCCGGGCAATCCGTGGCGGAGCCCGGTCTGGTCGATGGGCCATCGCAACGTGCAGGGGATCGCGTGGACGGCGGACGGAACGATGTGGGCGAGCGAGTTCGGCCAGAACACCTGGGACGAGCTGAACCGGATCGAGGCGGGGGGCAACTACGGCTGGCCGCTCGTCGAGGGCGAGGCGGGGAGGGACGGGATGCTCGACCCGGTCGTGTCGTGGACGACCGACGCGGCAAGCCCGAGCGGGATCGCCGCGCACGGTGACACGGTCTTCGTCGCGGGCCTCCGCGGCGAACGGCTGTGGGCGGTCGACACCGCCCACGGGGCGCTCCGTGGCGAACCCGTCGCACTCCTGACAGGGGAGCAAGGGCGCCTCCGCGACGTCGTGGCCGTCCCCGCAGACGCGCTCTGGGTGCTCACCAACAACACT contains the following coding sequences:
- a CDS encoding PQQ-dependent sugar dehydrogenase, which gives rise to MTRVRRWAAAGCLAAAMVVCSACAAAEPSGSMPSMTTPTPAPSTQPAPASGWWRMDGEPQTLAAGLAAPWSVVPLADGGALISQRDDGVVVELTPAGTLRDAGTVPGVVSGGESGLHGLALYDAPDGPWLYAYHGAQDDNRVVRMPLLGDPGSLALGEAEVVFDGIPRASTHNGGRIAFGPDGFLYVTTGDAQQGDGAQDRESLGGKILRLTADGTAAPGNPWRSPVWSMGHRNVQGIAWTADGTMWASEFGQNTWDELNRIEAGGNYGWPLVEGEAGRDGMLDPVVSWTTDAASPSGIAAHGDTVFVAGLRGERLWAVDTAHGALRGEPVALLTGEQGRLRDVVAVPADALWVLTNNTDGRGEPRAEDDLLLRIELAPAT
- the rsfS gene encoding ribosome silencing factor, producing MTASAQSRDMLQIAAAAADSKGGEDLVALDVSEPLPLVDIFLLVTGRSERNVAAIADEIEDRLLEHGHKRLRREGRQESRWVLLDFGDLVVHVFHEEERMYYGLERLWKDCPVVPVELPAAASAE
- a CDS encoding VOC family protein, producing the protein MTDVTPFLWFDDDAESAITFYTELIPDSSIVSMGRYPDEVPGMGGKVMHAHFRLSGRDYYAMDAGPQFPFTEAVSIYVSCDGQDEVDRYWDALIADGGQEQPCGWLKDRWGLSWQIIPDRLIELIRHPDPETAHRSVQAMLTMHRIDIAAIEAAAASA